One stretch of Elusimicrobiota bacterium DNA includes these proteins:
- a CDS encoding diacylglycerol kinase family protein yields MKSIGRKGKVLMEKIIQNIHIIINPASGKEEPILSTINIAMKEVGIKWEALVTHKEGDAIRYAQDAVKKGVDAVAVYGGDGAVMEVVSGLIGSEIPLIILPGGSTNVMAKELGIPEDLKESCAIISQVPRKIKTIDVGQFGNRYFITGLSIGFGADLVKGAGRKAKNKYGILAYLFSAVEAFNRIRLVNYHLNIDGNKFDVQGMTCVIANAGNVGFTDVSLDRNIDVSDGLLDVVVLRKANLFFLKHIITALIKREMPVNLELVKHWQGKQISVSTNHKQVVQCDGEVLENIPAQIKVVPAAITVLIPDRSKTNEE; encoded by the coding sequence TTGAAAAGTATTGGCAGAAAAGGTAAAGTGCTTATGGAAAAGATAATACAAAATATTCATATCATCATTAATCCTGCCTCGGGGAAAGAAGAGCCTATATTATCTACTATTAATATTGCTATGAAAGAAGTTGGGATCAAATGGGAAGCATTGGTTACTCACAAAGAGGGAGATGCAATACGGTATGCACAGGATGCTGTGAAAAAAGGAGTTGACGCTGTTGCTGTGTACGGCGGGGACGGCGCGGTGATGGAAGTTGTTAGCGGTTTAATTGGTTCAGAAATACCGTTGATTATTTTACCCGGAGGATCTACGAATGTAATGGCTAAGGAACTTGGTATACCGGAAGATCTTAAAGAATCTTGTGCGATTATCAGTCAAGTTCCGCGTAAAATTAAAACTATCGATGTGGGACAGTTTGGCAACCGCTATTTTATTACAGGATTAAGTATTGGTTTTGGAGCGGATTTAGTGAAAGGCGCGGGACGTAAGGCAAAAAATAAATATGGTATTTTGGCATATCTATTTTCAGCAGTCGAAGCTTTCAATAGAATCCGGCTTGTAAATTATCATCTTAATATAGACGGTAATAAATTCGATGTTCAAGGTATGACATGCGTTATTGCTAATGCTGGGAATGTCGGGTTTACAGATGTATCTTTAGATAGGAATATAGATGTAAGCGATGGGTTATTGGATGTTGTTGTCTTGCGAAAAGCAAATTTATTTTTTCTGAAGCATATTATTACCGCTTTGATTAAACGAGAAATGCCGGTTAATCTGGAATTAGTTAAGCATTGGCAAGGTAAACAGATTAGTGTTTCCACAAACCACAAACAGGTCGTGCAGTGCGATGGCGAGGTATTAGAAAATATTCCTGCTCAGATAAAGGTTGTTCCAGCTGCAATTACTGTATTGATTCCTG